Proteins encoded in a region of the Vicia villosa cultivar HV-30 ecotype Madison, WI linkage group LG5, Vvil1.0, whole genome shotgun sequence genome:
- the LOC131603764 gene encoding DExH-box ATP-dependent RNA helicase DExH10 encodes MEQEPSTLGKRRESETTNTGDASSKPKKPRSLERTCVHEVAVPTNYTSTKDESLHGTLSNPLHNGAMAKTYSFTLDPFQQVSIACLERNESVLVSAHTSAGKTAIAEYAIAMSFRDKQRVIYTSPLKALSNQKYRELSQEFKDVGLMTGDVTISPNATCLVMTTEILRGMLYRGSEVLKEVAWVIFDEIHYMKDRERGVVWEESIIFLPPAIKMVFLSATMSNATEFAEWICNIHKQPCHVVYTDFRPTPLQHYVFPNGGNGLYLVVDENEQFREDNFVKLQDTFSKQKVGDGFRGGKSNGRHGKGGSAGAGSDIYKIVKMIMERKFQPVIIFSFSRRECEQHAMAMSKLDFNTQEEKDTVEHVFRNAVLCLNEEDRSLPAIELMLPLLQRGIAVHHSGLLPVIKELVELLFQEGLVKALFATETFAMGLNMPAKTVVFTAVKKWDGDSNRYIGSGEYIQMSGRAGRRGKDERGICIIMIDEEMEMNTLKDMVLGKPAPLVSTFRLSYYSILNLMSRAEGQFTAEHVIRNSFHQFQYEKALPDMGKRVSMLEQEVALLDAAGEAEVSDYHKLKLELALLEKKMMSQIIRPEMILYFLVPGRLIKVREGGTDWGWGVVVNVVKKPVGGYIVDTLLHCAPSSNENSMRSKPCPPRLGEKGEMHVVPVQLPLISALSKLMICVPPDLRPLEARQSILLAVQELGNRFPQGLPKLNPVKDMDIRDSEIVELVNQIEELEKKLLGHPMHKVQDVDQIKSFERKAEANHEIQHLKAKMRDSQLQKFRDELKNRSRVLKKLGHIDADSVVQLKGRAACLVDTGDELLVTELMFNGTFNDLDHHQVAALASCFIPVDKSSEQIQLRSELARPLQQLQDNARRIAEIQHDCKLEVNVNEYVESTVKPFLMDVIYSWSKGSSFADVTQMTDIFEGSIIRATRRLDEFLNQLRAAAEAVGEVDLEKKFAAASESLRRGIIFANSLYL; translated from the exons ATGGAGCAAGAACCATCCACACTCGGAAAACGAAGAGAATCCGAAACCACCAACACCGGCGACGCTTCTTCAAAACCAAAGAAACCCCGCAGTTTAGAACGCACATGCGTCCATGAAGTCGCAGTTCCAACCAATTACACCTCAACCAAAGATGAATCCCTCCACGGAACCCTCTCCAATCCTCTCCACAATGGCGCCATGGCGAAAACCTACTCCTTCACGCTCGACCCCTTCCAGCAAGTCTCAATCGCGTGCCTAGAACGGAACGAGTCCGTTTTGGTTTCCGCTCATACTTCAGCCGGAAAGACTGCGATCGCGGAATACGCGATTGCAATGTCGTTTAGGGATAAACAGAGAGTTATCTATACTTCACCGTTGAAAGCTCTTAGTAACCAGAAATACAGAGAGCTTAGCCAGGAGTTTAAAGATGTAGGGTTGATGACTGGGGATGTTACGATCTCTCCGAATGCGACGTGTCTTGTTATGACAACGGAGATTCTTAGGGGGATGTTGTATCGTGGTTCGGAGGTTTTGAAGGAAGTTGCTTGGGTTATATTTGATGAGATTCATTATATGAAGGATCGTGAGAGAGGTGTTGTTTGGGAGGAGAGTATAATCTTTTTGCCGCCTGCTATTAAGATGGTGTTTCTTTCTGCTACTATGTCGAATGCTACGGAGTTTGCGGAGTGGATTTGTAATATACATAAGCAACCTTGTCATGTTGTGTATACTGATTTTAGGCCGACTCCGTTGCAGCATTATGTTTTTCCCAACGGTGGGAATGGGTTGTATTTGGTTGTGGACGAGAATGAACAGTTTAGGGAGGATAATTTTGTTAAGCTGCAGGATACTTTTTCTAAGCAGAAAGTTGGTGATGGGTTTAGGGGTGGTAAGTCTAATGGCAGACATGGGAAAGGTGGTTCTGCCGGTGCTGGTTCCGACATATACAAAATTGTTAAG ATGATCATGGAAAGGAAATTCCAACCTGTCATCATCTTTAGCTTCAGTAGGAGAGAGTGTGAGCAGCATGCAATGGCTATGTCTAAGCTTGACTTTAATACCCAAGAGGAAAAGGATACAGTGGAGCATGTTTTTCGGAATGCAGTGCTCTGTCTGAATGAAGAAGACCGGAGCTTACCTGCTATCGAGCTGATGTTGCCACTACTTCAGCGAGGAATTGCTGTCCACCATTCTGGCCTTCTCCCTGTCATCAAAGAATTGGTCGAGCTTCTTTTCCAGGAAGGTCTTGTAAAGGCCCTCTTTGCTACTGAGACA TTTGCAATGGGTTTAAATATGCCGGCAAAGACTGTTGTATTCACTGCTGTTAAGAAGTGGGATGGTGATAGTAACCGATATATTGGCTCTGGTGAATATATACAG ATGAGTGGAAGGGCCGGGCGTCGTGGCAAAGATGAGCGTGGGATTTGTATCATAATGATTGATGAGGAG ATGGAAATGAATACCCTCAAAGACATGGTTCTGGGTAAACCTGCTCCTTTAGTTAGTACATTCAGGCTTAGCTACTACTCAATTTTAAATTTGATGAGCCGTGCAGAAGGCCAATTCACTGCCGAACATGTGATAAGAAACTCATTTCATCAATTTCAATATGAAAAG GCCTTACCTGATATGGGAAAAAGGGTATCTATGCTGGAGCAGGAAGTAGCCTTGCTTGATGCTGCAGGAGAG GCTGAAGTATCTGACTATCATAAGCTGAAATTAGAATTAGCTCttcttgagaagaagatgatGTCGCAAATAATAAGACCTGAAatgattctttattttcttgtcCCTGGTCGATTG ATTAAAGTAAGAGAAGGCGGGACAGATTGGGGCTGGGGTGTTGTAGTCAATGTTGTTAAGAAACCTGTTGGTGGTTATATAGTTGACACTTTACTTCATTGTGCACCTAGTTCAAACGAAAACAGTATGCGGTCAAAACCATGTCCACCGCGCCTTGGAGAGAAAGGTGAAATGCATGTG GTTCCTGTTCAATTACCATTAATCTCTGCCCTTAGTAAACTAATGATATGTGTACCTCCTGATCTCCGGCCCTTGGAAGCTCGGCAAAGTATACTCCTTGCTGTTCAGGAGCTGGGCAATCGTTTTCCTCAAGGTCTTCCAAAGCTCAACCCTGTAAAG GACATGGATATACGTGATTCAGAGATAGTAGAACTTGTCAATCAAATAGAAGAGCTTGAGAAAAAGTTGCTTGGTCATCCTATGCATAAG GTTCAAGATGTAGATCAAATTAAGAGCTTTGAGAGGAAAGCTGAAGCAAATCATGAAATTCAACACCTGAAAGCAAAAATGCGAGACTCCCAG CTGCAAAAATTCCGGGATGAACTTAAAAATCGCTCTCGAGTCTTAAAGAAGCTTGGTCATATTGATGCTGATAGTGTAGTTCAATTGAAAGGAAGGGCTGCCTGCTTGGTTGACACAGGCGATGAACTCCTTGTCACTGAATTAATGTTTAATG GCACTTTTAATGATCTTGACCATCATCAAGTTGCTGCTCTTGCAAGTTGTTTTATACCAGTAGATAAATCAAGTGAGCAGATACAACTGAGATCAGAGCTTGCGAGACCTCTACAACAGCTTCAAGACAATGCGAGAAGGATAGCAGAG ATACAACACGATTGCAAATTGGAAGTAAATGTGAATGAATATGTCGAATCAACAGTAAAGCCATTCTTGATGGATGTAATATACTCTTGGTCTAAG GGATCTAGTTTTGCTGATGTTACTCAAATGACTGACATCTTCGAGGGCAGTATCATTAGGGCTACTAGAAGGCTTGATGAGTTTTTGAATCAG TTGCGTGCTGCTGCTGAAGCAGTTGGAGAAGTTGACTTGGAGAAGAAATTTGCAGCAGCAAGTGAAAGCCTTCGACGTGGTATTATTTTTGCCAATTCTCTATACCTGTGA
- the LOC131603766 gene encoding auxin response factor 19-like isoform X1: MTTQEEADSSTVAASPEVVGGGGENNGINTELWQACAGPLVNLPSPGTHVVYFPQGHSEQVAASLKKDVDVQVPNYSNLPSKLPCILHSLTLHADPDTDEVYARMTLQPVSSFDMDALLRSDMSLKSSKTQPEFFCKQLTASDTSTHGGFSVPRRAAEKIFPPLDFSAQPPAQELVAKDLHGNVWKFRHIYRGQPKRHLLTTGWSLFISGKRLLAGDSVLFIRDEKQQLLLGIRRANRQPTNLSSSVLSSDSMHIGILAAAAHASANSSPFTVFYNPRASPSEFVIPLAKYYRAVYSHQISPGMRFRMIFETEDSATRRYMGTVIGVSDLDSVRWKNSQWRNLQVGWDESGAGERRSRVSVWEIEPVTAPFFLCPPPFFRSKRPRQPGMPDDELFDVSNLFKSTMPWLGDDMIMKDPQAFPGMSLAQWMTIQKNPALASSLQSNYGPSLSGSVLHNLPGTDIAHQLGLSTQQISQSNNVALNAPVQTPPSTSSGLQTVTQPEQLLGNITQHSRQNMANQTLPQTQLLNPQSVVQMNNILQSQQPSIQNHELHRSFSQNQLQQLQQMCQNQQPNMTQSTMPDHNNQQLHLSDNQVRLHLLQKLQQQQQTFLAQQSALQQPAQLVQNQDQQRRLLDDLTQTHNSKAITPGQLFEIPPLLQNSLPEANSMIHQMTDHGSQNNVQFSHPSKQPKLQHQPQQTQPGFLSKTSSHVGLPSATTNNQLSASGCSIRTGATGTAPSIITDDIPSCSTSPSTNNCASVLPPVTTSHNLMNTIGNDMAQSAVTILSQSSNANEVKYVLPNYQVKPCLNISENHNKGNFYPETCLNGGAVQTDCLDTSSSTTSVCLSQSNTHFHQNDNPLSYNPRSMFCRDSIQNVEVQADDRCNVSYGNSMNGQIRMPLNLDSTITKGTTRSCQDLSTNFSSEGLLGDYENNGDTQPELSSSMVSQTFGVPDMTFNSIDSTINDSSFLNTGPWAPPPPPHQFQRIRTYTKVYKRGAVGRSIDITRYSGYEELKHDLARRFGIEGQLEDRQRIGWKLVYVDHENDVLLVGDDPWEEFVNCVRCIKILSPQEVQRMSIDGDFGNGISLPKQAGSSSDGGNA, translated from the exons ATGACGACGCAGGAAGAAGCTGATTCATCCACGGTCGCCGCATCTCCAGAAG TTGTAGGAGGAGGAGGAGAGAACAACGGTATAAATACTGAGCTATGGCAAGCTTGTGCTGGACCTCTTGTCAATCTCCCTTCACCTGGAACTCATGTCGTTTACTTCCCTCAAGGTCACAGCGAACAA GTTGCAGCATCTTTGAAGAAAGATGTGGATGTTCAAGTACCAAACTATTCCAATCTCCCATCCAAACTACCGTGTATTCTTCATAGTCTCACCTTACAT GCAGATCCTGATACAGATGAAGTCTATGCCCGGATGACGCTTCAGCCAGTGTCTTCG TTTGACATGGATGCCTTATTAAGATCAGATATGTCTCTCAAGTCGAGCAAGACACAACCTGAGTTTTTCTGTAAACAACTGACAGCGAGTGATACGAGTACTCATGGAGGTTTCTCTGTTCCTCGCCGTGCTGCAGAGAAGATTTTCCCTCCTCTT GATTTCTCTGCGCAACCTCCTGCTCAAGAACTTGTGGCAAAGGATTTGCATGGTAATGTCTGGAAGTTCCGACATATATATCGTG GACAACCGAAACGTCACTTACTCACAACTGGATGGAGTCTATTTATCAGCGGAAAAAGGCTTTTAGCTGGAGACTCTGTTTTATTTATACG AGATGAAAAGCAGCAGTTGCTTTTGGGTATCCGACGAGCAAACAGACAACCGACCAACTTATCATCCTCAGTACTATCAAGTGATAGTATGCACATTGGAATTCTGGCTGCAGCAGCTCATGCTAGTGCGAACAGTAGTCCATTCACCGTGTTTTATAATCCTAG GGCGAGTCCTTCAGAATTTGTTATTCCATTGGCCAAATACTACAGGGCAGTATACAGCCACCAAATTTCACCTGGTATGCGCTTTCGAATGATATTTGAAACAGAAGACTCGGCAACAAGAAG ATATATGGGTACAGTTATAGGTGTCAGTGATCTGGATTCCGTGAGATGGAAAAACTCACAGTGGCGTAATTTACAG GTCGGCTGGGACGAATCTGGTGCTGGGGAAAGGCGGAGTAGGGTCTCAGTCTGGGAAATTGAGCCTGTTACTGCTCCATTTTTCCTTTGTCCTCCTCCTTTCTTCCGATCCAAGAGACCAAGACAACCCGGAATGCCtg ATGATGAGCTGTTTGATGTCAGTAACCTTTTCAAGAGTACAATGCCTTGGCTTGGTGATGATATGATTATGAAGGATCCACAAGCTTTCCCTGGCATGAGCTTAGCTCAATGGATGACCATACAGAAAAATCCTGCTCTGGCTAGCTCATTGCAATCAAATTACGGACCTTCTTTGTCTGGATCCGTTCTACACAATCTTCCCGGCACCGATATTGCTCATCAATTGGGACTTTCCACTCAACAAATCTCTCAGTCAAACAATGTAGCTCTCAATGCTCCAGTTCAGACTCCACCATCCACATCTAGTGGATTGCAAACAGTCACGCAGCCTGAGCAACTGTTGGGTAATATTACTCAACATTCTAGACAGAACATGGCAAATCAAACTCTACCACAAACTCAACTTCTTAATCCCCAGAGCGTTGTCCAAATGAACAATATTCTTCAATCACAACAACCATCCATTCAAAACCATGAACTCCATAGAAGTTTCTCTCAGAACCAACTGCAGCAGCTTCAACAGATGTGTCAGAACCAACAGCCAAATATGACTCAATCCACTATGCCAGATCACAATAATCAACAGTTGCATCTGTCTGATAATCAAGTTCGACTTCATTTGTTACAGAAGCTtcaacagcaacaacaaacaTTCTTGGCTCAGCAATCTGCATTGCAGCAGCCTGCTCAACTTGTTCAAAACCAAGACCAGCAGAGACGACTTTTAGATGAtctaacacaaacacacaactCTAAGGCCATAACTCCCGGTCAATTGTTTGAAATTCCTCCTTTACTTCAAAACTCACTGCCCGAGGCTAATTCTATGATCCATCAGATGACAGATCATGGTAGCCAGAACAATGTTCAGTTCTCTCATCCATCTAAACAACCAAAGCTTCAACACCAACCACAGCAAACGCAACCCGGCTTTCTTTCTAAAACGTCCAGTCATGTTGGACTTCCTTCTGCTACTACAAATAATCAGTTATCTGCTTCTGGTTGTAGTATACGTACTGGAGCAACTGGAACTGCGCCATCTATCATTACTGATGATATTCCATCTTGCTCCACTTCACCTTCCACAAATAACTGTGCTAGTGTGCTTCCTCCAGTGACAACATCCCATAACCTTATGAACACAATAGGGAATGACATGGCTCAGTCTGCTGTGACAATCTTGAGTCAAAGTTCTAATGCAAATGAGGTCAAATATGTACTGCCAAATTATCAAGTTAAGCCTTGTTTAAACATTTCCGAAAATCACAACAAAGGAAATTTTTACCCTGAGACATGCTTGAATGGTGGTGCTGTCCAGACAGATTGTTTGGATACATCGTCTTCTACAACTTCAGTCTGCCTTTCTCAGAGCAATACACACTTTCATCAAAATGACAACCCGTTATCCTACAATCCACGGTCGATGTTCTGTAGAGACAGCATTCAAAATGTGGAAGTTCAGGCTGATGATAGGTGCAATGTTTCATATGGCAACAGCATGAATGGGCAAATAAGAATGCCACTGAATCTAGATTCTACTATAACCAAAGGCACAACAAGGTCATGCCAGGATTTGTCAACTAATTTCTCTTCCGAAGGCTTACTTGGGGATTATGAAAATAACGGCGATACTCAGCCAGAACTTTCATCTTCCATGGTTTCACAAACATTTGGAGTCCCTGATATGACCTTTAATTCAATTGATTCCACCATAAATGATAGTAGTTTCTTGAATACTGGTCCATGGGCTCCACCGCCGCCGCCACATCAGTTTCAACGGATTAGGACATATACCAAG GTATATAAACGTGGAGCTGTGGGAAGGTCCATAGACATAACAAGATATTCAGGCTACGAGGAACTTAAACATGACCTCGCTCGTAGGTTTGGTATTGAGGGACAGCTGGAAGATCGACAAAGGATAGGGTGGAAACTTGTTTATGTTGATCATGAAAATGATGTTCTGCTAGTGGGAGATGACCCTTGGGA GGAGTTTGTCAATTGTGTCCGCTGTATTAAAATACTTTCTCCTCAAGAAGTTCAACGGATGAGCATAGACGGAGATTTTGGCAATGGCATTAGCCTTCCAAAACAAGCCGGTAGCAGCTCGGATGGCGGGAATGCTTAA
- the LOC131603766 gene encoding auxin response factor 19-like isoform X2, whose product MTTQEEADSSTVAASPEGGGGENNGINTELWQACAGPLVNLPSPGTHVVYFPQGHSEQVAASLKKDVDVQVPNYSNLPSKLPCILHSLTLHADPDTDEVYARMTLQPVSSFDMDALLRSDMSLKSSKTQPEFFCKQLTASDTSTHGGFSVPRRAAEKIFPPLDFSAQPPAQELVAKDLHGNVWKFRHIYRGQPKRHLLTTGWSLFISGKRLLAGDSVLFIRDEKQQLLLGIRRANRQPTNLSSSVLSSDSMHIGILAAAAHASANSSPFTVFYNPRASPSEFVIPLAKYYRAVYSHQISPGMRFRMIFETEDSATRRYMGTVIGVSDLDSVRWKNSQWRNLQVGWDESGAGERRSRVSVWEIEPVTAPFFLCPPPFFRSKRPRQPGMPDDELFDVSNLFKSTMPWLGDDMIMKDPQAFPGMSLAQWMTIQKNPALASSLQSNYGPSLSGSVLHNLPGTDIAHQLGLSTQQISQSNNVALNAPVQTPPSTSSGLQTVTQPEQLLGNITQHSRQNMANQTLPQTQLLNPQSVVQMNNILQSQQPSIQNHELHRSFSQNQLQQLQQMCQNQQPNMTQSTMPDHNNQQLHLSDNQVRLHLLQKLQQQQQTFLAQQSALQQPAQLVQNQDQQRRLLDDLTQTHNSKAITPGQLFEIPPLLQNSLPEANSMIHQMTDHGSQNNVQFSHPSKQPKLQHQPQQTQPGFLSKTSSHVGLPSATTNNQLSASGCSIRTGATGTAPSIITDDIPSCSTSPSTNNCASVLPPVTTSHNLMNTIGNDMAQSAVTILSQSSNANEVKYVLPNYQVKPCLNISENHNKGNFYPETCLNGGAVQTDCLDTSSSTTSVCLSQSNTHFHQNDNPLSYNPRSMFCRDSIQNVEVQADDRCNVSYGNSMNGQIRMPLNLDSTITKGTTRSCQDLSTNFSSEGLLGDYENNGDTQPELSSSMVSQTFGVPDMTFNSIDSTINDSSFLNTGPWAPPPPPHQFQRIRTYTKVYKRGAVGRSIDITRYSGYEELKHDLARRFGIEGQLEDRQRIGWKLVYVDHENDVLLVGDDPWEEFVNCVRCIKILSPQEVQRMSIDGDFGNGISLPKQAGSSSDGGNA is encoded by the exons ATGACGACGCAGGAAGAAGCTGATTCATCCACGGTCGCCGCATCTCCAGAAG GAGGAGGAGGAGAGAACAACGGTATAAATACTGAGCTATGGCAAGCTTGTGCTGGACCTCTTGTCAATCTCCCTTCACCTGGAACTCATGTCGTTTACTTCCCTCAAGGTCACAGCGAACAA GTTGCAGCATCTTTGAAGAAAGATGTGGATGTTCAAGTACCAAACTATTCCAATCTCCCATCCAAACTACCGTGTATTCTTCATAGTCTCACCTTACAT GCAGATCCTGATACAGATGAAGTCTATGCCCGGATGACGCTTCAGCCAGTGTCTTCG TTTGACATGGATGCCTTATTAAGATCAGATATGTCTCTCAAGTCGAGCAAGACACAACCTGAGTTTTTCTGTAAACAACTGACAGCGAGTGATACGAGTACTCATGGAGGTTTCTCTGTTCCTCGCCGTGCTGCAGAGAAGATTTTCCCTCCTCTT GATTTCTCTGCGCAACCTCCTGCTCAAGAACTTGTGGCAAAGGATTTGCATGGTAATGTCTGGAAGTTCCGACATATATATCGTG GACAACCGAAACGTCACTTACTCACAACTGGATGGAGTCTATTTATCAGCGGAAAAAGGCTTTTAGCTGGAGACTCTGTTTTATTTATACG AGATGAAAAGCAGCAGTTGCTTTTGGGTATCCGACGAGCAAACAGACAACCGACCAACTTATCATCCTCAGTACTATCAAGTGATAGTATGCACATTGGAATTCTGGCTGCAGCAGCTCATGCTAGTGCGAACAGTAGTCCATTCACCGTGTTTTATAATCCTAG GGCGAGTCCTTCAGAATTTGTTATTCCATTGGCCAAATACTACAGGGCAGTATACAGCCACCAAATTTCACCTGGTATGCGCTTTCGAATGATATTTGAAACAGAAGACTCGGCAACAAGAAG ATATATGGGTACAGTTATAGGTGTCAGTGATCTGGATTCCGTGAGATGGAAAAACTCACAGTGGCGTAATTTACAG GTCGGCTGGGACGAATCTGGTGCTGGGGAAAGGCGGAGTAGGGTCTCAGTCTGGGAAATTGAGCCTGTTACTGCTCCATTTTTCCTTTGTCCTCCTCCTTTCTTCCGATCCAAGAGACCAAGACAACCCGGAATGCCtg ATGATGAGCTGTTTGATGTCAGTAACCTTTTCAAGAGTACAATGCCTTGGCTTGGTGATGATATGATTATGAAGGATCCACAAGCTTTCCCTGGCATGAGCTTAGCTCAATGGATGACCATACAGAAAAATCCTGCTCTGGCTAGCTCATTGCAATCAAATTACGGACCTTCTTTGTCTGGATCCGTTCTACACAATCTTCCCGGCACCGATATTGCTCATCAATTGGGACTTTCCACTCAACAAATCTCTCAGTCAAACAATGTAGCTCTCAATGCTCCAGTTCAGACTCCACCATCCACATCTAGTGGATTGCAAACAGTCACGCAGCCTGAGCAACTGTTGGGTAATATTACTCAACATTCTAGACAGAACATGGCAAATCAAACTCTACCACAAACTCAACTTCTTAATCCCCAGAGCGTTGTCCAAATGAACAATATTCTTCAATCACAACAACCATCCATTCAAAACCATGAACTCCATAGAAGTTTCTCTCAGAACCAACTGCAGCAGCTTCAACAGATGTGTCAGAACCAACAGCCAAATATGACTCAATCCACTATGCCAGATCACAATAATCAACAGTTGCATCTGTCTGATAATCAAGTTCGACTTCATTTGTTACAGAAGCTtcaacagcaacaacaaacaTTCTTGGCTCAGCAATCTGCATTGCAGCAGCCTGCTCAACTTGTTCAAAACCAAGACCAGCAGAGACGACTTTTAGATGAtctaacacaaacacacaactCTAAGGCCATAACTCCCGGTCAATTGTTTGAAATTCCTCCTTTACTTCAAAACTCACTGCCCGAGGCTAATTCTATGATCCATCAGATGACAGATCATGGTAGCCAGAACAATGTTCAGTTCTCTCATCCATCTAAACAACCAAAGCTTCAACACCAACCACAGCAAACGCAACCCGGCTTTCTTTCTAAAACGTCCAGTCATGTTGGACTTCCTTCTGCTACTACAAATAATCAGTTATCTGCTTCTGGTTGTAGTATACGTACTGGAGCAACTGGAACTGCGCCATCTATCATTACTGATGATATTCCATCTTGCTCCACTTCACCTTCCACAAATAACTGTGCTAGTGTGCTTCCTCCAGTGACAACATCCCATAACCTTATGAACACAATAGGGAATGACATGGCTCAGTCTGCTGTGACAATCTTGAGTCAAAGTTCTAATGCAAATGAGGTCAAATATGTACTGCCAAATTATCAAGTTAAGCCTTGTTTAAACATTTCCGAAAATCACAACAAAGGAAATTTTTACCCTGAGACATGCTTGAATGGTGGTGCTGTCCAGACAGATTGTTTGGATACATCGTCTTCTACAACTTCAGTCTGCCTTTCTCAGAGCAATACACACTTTCATCAAAATGACAACCCGTTATCCTACAATCCACGGTCGATGTTCTGTAGAGACAGCATTCAAAATGTGGAAGTTCAGGCTGATGATAGGTGCAATGTTTCATATGGCAACAGCATGAATGGGCAAATAAGAATGCCACTGAATCTAGATTCTACTATAACCAAAGGCACAACAAGGTCATGCCAGGATTTGTCAACTAATTTCTCTTCCGAAGGCTTACTTGGGGATTATGAAAATAACGGCGATACTCAGCCAGAACTTTCATCTTCCATGGTTTCACAAACATTTGGAGTCCCTGATATGACCTTTAATTCAATTGATTCCACCATAAATGATAGTAGTTTCTTGAATACTGGTCCATGGGCTCCACCGCCGCCGCCACATCAGTTTCAACGGATTAGGACATATACCAAG GTATATAAACGTGGAGCTGTGGGAAGGTCCATAGACATAACAAGATATTCAGGCTACGAGGAACTTAAACATGACCTCGCTCGTAGGTTTGGTATTGAGGGACAGCTGGAAGATCGACAAAGGATAGGGTGGAAACTTGTTTATGTTGATCATGAAAATGATGTTCTGCTAGTGGGAGATGACCCTTGGGA GGAGTTTGTCAATTGTGTCCGCTGTATTAAAATACTTTCTCCTCAAGAAGTTCAACGGATGAGCATAGACGGAGATTTTGGCAATGGCATTAGCCTTCCAAAACAAGCCGGTAGCAGCTCGGATGGCGGGAATGCTTAA